Proteins from a genomic interval of Treponema succinifaciens DSM 2489:
- the topA gene encoding type I DNA topoisomerase yields the protein MAEKTAKKTSKKEAKKNTLIIVESPAKAKTIEHYLGTGYTVKASMGHLIDLPKSRIAIDVNNNFQPEYITVRGRAKLLKELQKDAKNSSGVLLASDNDREGEAIAWHLNNALKEKTAAPIHRIVFNEITPVAIKESVKNPREIDEAKVNAQKARRVLDRLVGYNLSPLLWKKVKNGLSAGRVQSVALRLICEREKEVEDFIPEEYWSLDADFAKGKNKFTAQLVQYKGTKPELKNENAVNDIIKEIQNSECKVLDIKETEKTVRPKPPFTTSKLQQAAANRLSFTSRKTMQIAQRLYEGVQIGNTRVGLITYMRTDSVRISQTAINDVREWIGKNFPEDLPAEKIEYAVGKSAQDAHEAIRPTYVKYTPDSVKEYLTREELRLYSIIWERFVSSQMNNAKSKTTSVDIQAGDALFRVSASKLSHKGFYNVIKTLSSKEDVTGSLPSLKIGEILSSGKFYPEQHFTQGPARYTDASMVKTLEEKGIGRPSTYAPIISVLLDRYYVTRNNKQLVPTMLGKIICKILVESFPDVINEQFTSEVENNLDKVEQNELVWNNMIADFFGPFKNRVEEVMENQESLKGTLDEPTDEICEKCGKPMVKKLGRFGYFLACSGFPECHNTKSVPLAKCPRKGCDGHIVARKTKGRGKEFYGCTNYPECTFISHFKPIDVYCPKCGWFLVEKYDKKNGSYKSCINPDCDYLHSADEAVAAEAAGEFAKANKADKVSKESQNA from the coding sequence ATGGCTGAAAAAACTGCTAAAAAAACATCGAAAAAAGAGGCAAAAAAGAACACTCTGATTATTGTTGAGTCTCCTGCGAAAGCAAAGACAATTGAGCATTATCTTGGAACTGGCTACACGGTAAAGGCTTCTATGGGACATCTTATTGATTTGCCCAAAAGCCGCATCGCAATCGATGTAAACAATAATTTTCAGCCGGAATATATAACTGTCCGCGGGCGTGCAAAGCTTTTAAAGGAACTGCAAAAAGATGCAAAGAATTCTTCTGGCGTTTTGCTTGCATCGGATAATGACCGTGAAGGTGAGGCAATTGCATGGCATTTGAATAACGCGCTCAAGGAAAAAACCGCAGCTCCCATACATCGCATTGTTTTTAATGAAATTACTCCAGTTGCGATAAAGGAATCTGTAAAAAATCCACGTGAAATAGACGAAGCAAAGGTAAATGCGCAGAAAGCCCGCCGTGTTCTTGACAGGCTTGTTGGCTACAATTTGAGTCCGCTTCTTTGGAAAAAAGTAAAAAACGGACTTAGTGCCGGACGTGTTCAGTCTGTTGCGTTGCGTCTTATTTGCGAGCGTGAAAAAGAAGTTGAAGATTTTATTCCTGAAGAATATTGGTCTCTTGATGCGGATTTTGCGAAGGGAAAAAATAAATTTACGGCTCAGCTTGTTCAGTACAAAGGAACAAAACCTGAACTGAAAAATGAAAATGCTGTTAATGATATTATAAAAGAAATTCAAAACAGCGAATGCAAAGTTTTAGACATAAAGGAAACTGAAAAAACTGTCCGTCCTAAGCCTCCTTTTACAACTTCAAAACTTCAGCAGGCAGCGGCAAACAGGCTCAGTTTTACTTCAAGAAAAACAATGCAGATTGCCCAGCGTCTTTATGAAGGCGTGCAGATTGGAAACACTCGCGTTGGACTTATTACCTATATGCGTACCGATTCTGTCCGCATAAGCCAGACCGCTATAAACGATGTAAGAGAGTGGATTGGAAAAAATTTCCCGGAGGATCTTCCTGCTGAAAAAATTGAATATGCAGTTGGAAAGAGCGCACAGGATGCTCACGAAGCGATTCGTCCGACTTATGTAAAGTATACTCCAGACAGCGTGAAGGAATATTTGACTCGTGAAGAACTTCGTTTGTACTCGATTATTTGGGAACGTTTTGTTTCAAGTCAGATGAACAATGCTAAGTCAAAGACGACTAGTGTTGATATTCAGGCTGGAGACGCTTTGTTCCGTGTGAGCGCAAGCAAGTTAAGCCACAAAGGTTTTTATAATGTCATAAAGACACTTTCTTCAAAGGAAGATGTAACAGGAAGCCTTCCTTCTCTTAAGATTGGTGAAATTCTTTCAAGCGGAAAATTTTATCCTGAGCAGCATTTTACTCAAGGTCCGGCTCGTTACACTGATGCTTCAATGGTAAAAACTTTGGAGGAAAAGGGAATCGGCCGCCCGTCAACTTACGCGCCTATAATTTCAGTTTTGCTTGACCGTTATTATGTTACGCGGAATAACAAGCAGCTTGTTCCAACGATGCTCGGAAAGATCATCTGCAAGATTCTTGTGGAATCATTTCCTGATGTTATAAATGAGCAGTTTACTTCTGAAGTTGAAAATAATCTTGACAAGGTTGAGCAGAATGAGCTTGTCTGGAACAATATGATTGCGGATTTCTTTGGACCGTTTAAAAATCGTGTTGAGGAAGTCATGGAAAATCAGGAAAGCTTGAAAGGAACTCTTGATGAGCCTACTGATGAGATTTGCGAGAAGTGCGGAAAGCCAATGGTGAAAAAACTTGGACGCTTCGGATACTTTCTTGCCTGCTCTGGATTTCCTGAGTGCCACAATACAAAAAGTGTTCCGCTTGCAAAATGTCCGCGCAAAGGCTGTGATGGGCATATTGTCGCAAGAAAAACAAAAGGCCGTGGAAAAGAATTCTATGGATGCACAAATTATCCTGAATGCACATTTATTTCGCATTTTAAGCCTATTGATGTTTATTGCCCTAAGTGCGGCTGGTTTCTTGTTGAAAAATACGACAAGAAAAACGGTTCATATAAAAGCTGCATAAATCCTGACTGCGACTATCTCCATTCAGCGGATGAAGCTGTTGCTGCTGAAGCTGCAGGAGAATTTGCAAAGGCGAACAAGGCTGATAAAGTGTCAAAAGAATCCCAAAATGCCTGA
- a CDS encoding DNA-processing protein DprA, whose protein sequence is MDILDIAISSITFLSAKEKILLKKNIDSMDNLALLSIEELSTIIGRSLGRAAWNGKACRALAERSFSLAESKGINSVFYYEAEFPAMLRTIPDSPYAFFYRGTLEALKKPCVSVVGTRCICEKTAHAAFGFAREAAFCGQTVISGLANGIDSFAHKGALSSGILQSTAAILPCGIDTVVPYGNRSLAQQIVKNGGFIASEYVPGIPAEPWRFVQRNRLVAALSSCTVVVHAPAGSGALITADFALDYNRDVVFHSAGFCSEAEKNGHGGKKSVRTSEKFIEEGAPVIENYADFVAVKKNAPGFKVCKNKGQLEFFDSC, encoded by the coding sequence GTGGATATTTTAGACATTGCAATTTCATCAATAACATTCCTTTCTGCCAAAGAAAAAATTCTTTTAAAGAAAAATATTGACAGCATGGATAATCTTGCGTTACTGTCTATAGAAGAGCTTTCTACTATTATAGGCAGAAGTTTGGGAAGGGCGGCTTGGAATGGAAAAGCGTGCAGGGCTTTAGCTGAAAGAAGTTTTAGCCTTGCAGAATCAAAAGGAATAAATTCCGTTTTTTATTATGAAGCGGAATTTCCTGCCATGCTTAGGACTATTCCAGATTCTCCTTACGCATTTTTTTACCGCGGAACCTTAGAAGCCTTGAAAAAGCCGTGTGTTTCTGTTGTGGGAACACGATGCATTTGTGAAAAAACTGCGCATGCGGCTTTTGGCTTTGCAAGGGAAGCTGCTTTTTGCGGGCAGACTGTTATTTCCGGGCTTGCAAATGGAATTGACAGTTTTGCTCATAAAGGCGCTCTTTCCAGCGGAATTTTGCAGTCAACTGCGGCGATTCTTCCGTGCGGAATCGATACTGTTGTTCCTTATGGAAACAGAAGCCTTGCCCAGCAGATTGTAAAAAACGGCGGATTTATTGCAAGCGAGTATGTTCCCGGCATTCCTGCTGAGCCTTGGAGATTTGTTCAGCGGAACAGGCTTGTGGCGGCTTTGTCTTCGTGCACTGTCGTTGTTCATGCTCCTGCTGGAAGCGGTGCTCTTATTACTGCTGATTTCGCCCTTGATTACAACCGCGATGTTGTTTTTCATTCGGCTGGATTTTGCAGTGAAGCTGAAAAAAATGGGCACGGCGGAAAGAAAAGTGTCCGTACTTCTGAAAAATTTATTGAGGAAGGAGCTCCGGTTATAGAAAACTATGCGGATTTTGTCGCGGTAAAAAAAAATGCTCCGGGATTTAAAGTCTGTAAAAATAAAGGACAGCTTGAATTTTTTGATTCATGCTGA
- a CDS encoding tetratricopeptide repeat protein, which produces MKKIIKISFALLISFAAISCSPSYNSIKRMQRIEEGVSNPTTKEELEEAIKKYDARAMDLALTEGQIGIWYKILGTRYIDQQMYGKALECFQKALSYYPDNANLYYYVGSCAGHMANASLDFDAKGTSSDEAIKKMNYLRLAESSYLQALKINPKYYRVLYGLGILYVFEFGQGDKAIPYLEKFLSVQTRDTNAMFALAGAYYLTYQFDKAIELYDKIIELKPNDEKVKAAQENKKKCLELQYK; this is translated from the coding sequence ATGAAAAAAATTATCAAAATTTCGTTTGCTCTTTTGATTTCTTTTGCGGCGATTTCTTGTTCTCCTTCTTATAATTCTATAAAACGGATGCAGCGAATTGAAGAAGGTGTTTCAAATCCTACGACAAAAGAAGAACTTGAAGAAGCTATAAAAAAATACGATGCCCGCGCAATGGATTTGGCTCTTACAGAAGGTCAGATTGGAATTTGGTATAAAATTCTTGGAACCCGTTATATTGACCAGCAGATGTACGGAAAAGCTTTGGAATGTTTTCAAAAGGCTTTGTCTTATTATCCGGACAATGCGAATCTTTATTATTATGTAGGAAGCTGTGCAGGCCACATGGCGAACGCTAGCCTTGATTTTGATGCTAAAGGAACTTCGTCAGATGAAGCGATAAAAAAAATGAATTATCTTCGGCTTGCGGAAAGTTCGTATCTTCAGGCATTGAAAATTAACCCGAAGTATTACCGCGTTTTGTACGGACTTGGAATTCTTTACGTTTTTGAATTCGGGCAGGGCGACAAGGCGATTCCTTATCTTGAAAAATTTCTTTCTGTTCAAACCAGAGATACAAATGCAATGTTTGCTCTTGCGGGCGCGTATTATTTAACGTATCAGTTTGACAAGGCTATTGAGCTTTACGACAAAATTATTGAGCTAAAACCTAATGATGAAAAAGTTAAGGCTGCGCAGGAAAACAAAAAGAAATGCCTTGAGCTTCAGTATAAATAA
- a CDS encoding tyrosine recombinase, which yields MEKKSLLQEFYSELLFVENHGKLTAETYLICVQEFLDYLEKNETPLEKVTVQSLLYYTAFRKTSGRKEITLAKDLSALRIFGSFLVRKKIWIENFAHEIGKPKVSRALPKVLEVEQVDSLLASIDVKKPLGIRDRALYEVIYSCGLRISEACSLLIANVHFDENLILVRGKGSKERLVPFGEDAAFWLKKWIFEIRPGFVGSRIIPEVFVNSKGNPISRKGIWKNFKAMGKKTGIEAKVHTLRHSFATHLLSGGADLRSVQELLGHSDLSTTQIYTHIDDSRLEESHRDFFPGHKTE from the coding sequence TACAGTGAGCTTCTTTTTGTGGAAAATCACGGAAAACTGACGGCGGAAACTTATTTGATTTGTGTTCAGGAATTTCTTGATTATCTGGAAAAAAATGAAACGCCGCTAGAAAAAGTTACGGTTCAGTCTTTGCTTTATTATACGGCTTTTAGAAAAACTTCCGGAAGAAAAGAAATTACGCTTGCAAAAGATTTGTCTGCGCTTAGAATTTTTGGTTCGTTTTTAGTCCGAAAAAAAATATGGATTGAAAATTTTGCGCATGAAATCGGAAAGCCTAAGGTTTCAAGGGCTTTGCCAAAAGTTTTGGAAGTTGAGCAGGTTGACAGCCTTTTGGCTTCAATTGACGTGAAAAAGCCGCTTGGAATAAGAGACCGCGCGTTGTACGAAGTGATTTACAGCTGCGGACTTCGGATAAGCGAAGCTTGTTCACTTTTGATTGCAAATGTACATTTTGACGAAAACCTGATTCTTGTCCGCGGAAAGGGCAGCAAGGAGCGTCTTGTTCCGTTTGGAGAGGATGCGGCGTTTTGGCTTAAGAAATGGATTTTTGAAATTCGCCCAGGATTTGTAGGAAGTAGAATTATTCCTGAAGTTTTTGTAAATTCTAAAGGAAATCCTATTTCAAGAAAAGGAATTTGGAAGAATTTCAAGGCCATGGGAAAGAAAACTGGAATTGAAGCGAAAGTTCACACTTTGCGTCATTCCTTTGCAACACATTTGCTTTCAGGCGGCGCGGATTTAAGATCTGTGCAGGAACTTTTGGGGCATTCGGATTTATCTACAACGCAGATTTATACGCACATAGATGATTCAAGGCTTGAAGAAAGCCACAGGGATTTTTTCCCGGGTCATAAAACTGAATAA